One genomic segment of Arcobacter lacus includes these proteins:
- a CDS encoding acetolactate synthase large subunit, with translation MKMTGAKMVVESLHQEGVEVVFGYPGGAIMNVYDEIYKQNYFQHILNRHEQASIIAAEGYARVTGKVGVAIVTSGPGFTNAVTGIADAYMDSIPLVVISGQVPTTIIGTDGFQEIDAVGISRPCTKHNYLVNKIEDLPRIIKEAFHIASTGRPGPVHIDIPKDITAEVADFIYPEEINLPTYKPTINFNKRQLKKAMEAISTAKKPLLYVGGGAILSNCAYEIRELAKRLNIPAVETLMARGVMGDENPLFFGMLGMHGEYSANMAAHETDLLISLGARFDDRVTGRLDEFASKAKVIHVDIDPTSIAKLVVPDYPIVGDLKVTVKAMIEAVEEYEFNDYSNWVELLRDYREKEPLRYIDSNEVIKPQWPIQRVGKLLGESAIISTDVGQHQMWTAQFFPFSYPRQWATSGGLGTMGFGLPAALGAARAMKEHDKVVINFTGDGSILMNIQELMTCVEYDLPVINIVLNNNYLGMVRQWQTMFYENRLSQTDLTAQPNFKMLVEAFGGIGYTVSTKDEFDKALKDAIEKKKPAMIEVIVARHEEVLPMVPNGHALNEMTLIKGEK, from the coding sequence ATGAAAATGACTGGCGCAAAAATGGTTGTAGAATCATTACATCAAGAAGGGGTTGAAGTAGTATTTGGATACCCTGGAGGCGCTATAATGAACGTCTATGATGAAATATATAAACAAAACTATTTTCAACACATTTTAAATAGACACGAACAAGCTTCAATTATTGCAGCTGAAGGTTATGCAAGAGTAACAGGAAAAGTTGGAGTTGCTATAGTAACTTCAGGTCCTGGATTTACAAATGCAGTTACAGGAATAGCAGATGCTTATATGGATTCTATTCCATTAGTTGTTATTTCTGGGCAAGTTCCAACTACAATAATTGGAACTGATGGTTTCCAAGAAATTGATGCAGTTGGAATTTCAAGACCATGTACAAAACATAACTATTTAGTTAATAAAATTGAAGATTTACCAAGAATTATAAAAGAGGCATTTCATATAGCAAGTACTGGAAGACCAGGACCTGTTCATATTGATATCCCTAAAGACATTACAGCTGAAGTTGCAGATTTTATCTATCCAGAAGAGATAAATTTACCAACTTATAAACCAACAATTAACTTTAATAAAAGACAACTAAAAAAAGCTATGGAAGCAATTTCAACAGCTAAAAAACCTTTATTATATGTTGGTGGAGGAGCAATTTTATCAAATTGTGCTTATGAGATTAGAGAGTTAGCAAAAAGATTAAATATTCCTGCAGTTGAAACATTAATGGCAAGAGGAGTTATGGGTGATGAAAATCCATTATTCTTTGGAATGTTAGGAATGCATGGGGAATATTCAGCAAATATGGCTGCACATGAAACAGATTTATTAATCTCTTTAGGTGCAAGATTTGATGATAGAGTTACAGGAAGACTTGATGAATTTGCATCTAAAGCAAAAGTTATTCATGTTGATATTGACCCGACATCTATCGCAAAACTTGTAGTTCCTGATTATCCAATAGTTGGAGATTTAAAAGTTACTGTTAAAGCTATGATTGAAGCAGTTGAAGAGTATGAATTTAATGATTATTCAAATTGGGTTGAATTATTAAGAGATTATAGAGAAAAAGAGCCTTTAAGATATATTGATAGTAATGAAGTTATAAAACCTCAATGGCCAATTCAAAGAGTTGGAAAACTTTTAGGCGAAAGTGCAATTATTTCAACTGATGTTGGTCAACATCAAATGTGGACAGCACAATTTTTCCCATTCTCATATCCAAGACAATGGGCAACAAGTGGTGGTTTAGGAACTATGGGATTTGGTCTTCCAGCAGCACTTGGAGCTGCAAGAGCTATGAAAGAACATGATAAAGTAGTTATCAATTTCACTGGAGATGGTTCTATTTTAATGAATATTCAAGAGCTTATGACTTGTGTTGAATATGATTTACCAGTAATTAATATAGTTTTAAACAATAACTATTTAGGAATGGTAAGACAATGGCAAACAATGTTTTACGAAAATAGATTATCACAAACTGATTTAACAGCTCAACCAAACTTTAAAATGCTTGTTGAGGCTTTTGGTGGAATTGGTTATACGGTATCAACAAAAGATGAGTTTGATAAAGCATTAAAAGATGCAATTGAAAAGAAAAAACCTGCAATGATTGAAGTTATTGTTGCAAGACATGAAGAGGTTTTACCTATGGTTCCAAATGGTCATGCTTTAAATGAAATGACTTTAATAAAAGGAGAAAAATAA
- the dapE gene encoding succinyl-diaminopimelate desuccinylase, whose amino-acid sequence MSIIELFQKLLRFKSITPNDDGAFDFIQEYLGNDWNCIKVDMEGVKNRFYYKKFNDTNQHLCFAGHIDVVPVGNGWEVDPFAAEVIDGVITARGAQDMKSGDAAFLYACKNAKHFDGTLSILMTSDEEGEGTYGTIKMLEHLRQINMIPNYAVVAEPTCEEVFGDAIKVGRRGSINGYITIKGKQGHAAYPEKCINPVHNFAHILPKIAGINLDNGDEYFAPSKLVITDIRAGMEVTNVTPNELKIMFNVRNSTNTKKEDVENFINENLNGLNYEFRTTQGSFPFVTNKKSKVVIAMENSIFETLGIKTKHSTAGGTSDARYFGAFGIEAIEFGVINDTIHSINEKTTVKEVEGLTKVFENLIKNF is encoded by the coding sequence ATGAGCATTATAGAACTATTTCAAAAATTATTAAGATTTAAATCAATTACTCCAAATGATGATGGAGCTTTTGATTTTATACAAGAATATTTAGGAAATGACTGGAATTGTATAAAAGTTGATATGGAAGGTGTAAAAAATAGATTTTATTATAAAAAATTCAATGATACAAACCAACATCTTTGTTTTGCAGGGCATATTGATGTAGTACCTGTTGGAAATGGTTGGGAAGTTGATCCTTTTGCTGCTGAAGTTATAGATGGAGTAATAACTGCACGAGGTGCTCAAGATATGAAAAGTGGAGATGCTGCTTTTTTATACGCTTGTAAAAATGCAAAACACTTTGATGGTACATTAAGTATTTTAATGACTTCAGATGAAGAAGGTGAAGGAACTTATGGAACTATTAAAATGCTTGAACATTTGAGACAAATAAATATGATTCCAAATTATGCAGTTGTAGCAGAACCAACTTGTGAAGAAGTTTTTGGAGATGCTATAAAAGTTGGTAGAAGGGGAAGCATAAATGGGTATATTACAATAAAAGGAAAACAAGGACATGCTGCATATCCAGAAAAGTGTATAAATCCTGTACATAATTTTGCACATATTTTACCCAAAATTGCAGGAATAAATCTTGATAATGGTGATGAATATTTTGCACCTTCAAAACTTGTAATAACAGATATTAGAGCTGGTATGGAAGTTACAAATGTAACTCCTAATGAATTAAAAATTATGTTTAATGTAAGAAATTCTACAAATACAAAAAAAGAAGATGTAGAAAATTTTATTAATGAAAATCTAAATGGTTTAAATTATGAATTTAGAACAACTCAAGGTTCTTTTCCTTTTGTTACAAATAAAAAATCTAAAGTTGTAATTGCTATGGAAAATTCTATTTTTGAAACTTTAGGAATAAAAACAAAACACTCAACTGCTGGTGGTACAAGTGATGCTAGATATTTTGGTGCATTTGGAATTGAGGCAATAGAGTTTGGTGTAATTAATGATACAATACATAGTATAAATGAAAAAACAACAGTAAAAGAAGTTGAGGGTTTAACTAAAGTTTTTGAAAATTTGATTAAAAATTTTTAA
- the ilvN gene encoding acetolactate synthase small subunit, producing the protein MNNFNHYYDSETTRQVISIVVLNEHNVLSRIVGLFSARGYNIDSLTVAPMADSPYSRMTIVTTGDKRVIDQIVKQLNKLIPVLKVNEHKNVIEKDTVLMKFSVDNNLSDIDVIARAYHGAIQNVTDEAIIVSATDSSARIMNFIKVMQKFNPLEVVRSGIVAMER; encoded by the coding sequence ATGAACAATTTTAACCACTATTATGACTCAGAAACAACTAGACAAGTTATATCAATAGTTGTATTAAATGAACACAATGTTTTATCAAGAATAGTTGGATTATTTTCAGCTCGTGGTTATAATATAGATTCATTAACTGTCGCTCCTATGGCTGATAGCCCATATTCAAGAATGACAATAGTAACAACTGGTGATAAAAGAGTGATAGATCAAATTGTAAAACAATTAAATAAATTAATTCCTGTATTAAAAGTAAATGAACATAAAAATGTTATAGAAAAAGATACAGTTTTAATGAAGTTTTCAGTAGATAATAATCTATCAGATATTGACGTAATAGCAAGAGCTTATCATGGTGCTATTCAAAATGTAACAGATGAAGCTATTATTGTAAGTGCCACTGATTCAAGTGCTAGAATAATGAATTTTATAAAAGTTATGCAAAAGTTCAATCCACTTGAAGTTGTAAGAAGTGGTATTGTAGCTATGGAAAGATAA
- a CDS encoding CDP-alcohol phosphatidyltransferase family protein has translation MSFLFNKYSHFNLANIVTFFNIASGIFAIYFLTHHQFLAAALFAWLAGGFDIFDGKIARKYNLSTQFGIQLDSYADFLSFVIVPAMFIYFAVVDTKEEFLFMPLVIFAFIYYVISGLRRLIQFNINADEGKVEKFFTGVPTPLGAILLWLVYLVYLTDTISETFVLFMMIIIAYLLNSKVKIPHL, from the coding sequence ATGAGTTTTTTGTTTAACAAATATAGCCACTTTAATTTAGCAAATATTGTAACATTTTTTAATATAGCATCAGGTATTTTTGCTATTTACTTCCTAACTCATCATCAATTTTTAGCAGCAGCCCTTTTTGCTTGGTTAGCGGGTGGTTTTGATATATTTGATGGAAAAATAGCAAGAAAGTATAATCTTTCTACACAATTTGGTATTCAGCTTGATTCTTATGCAGATTTTTTATCTTTTGTAATAGTTCCTGCGATGTTTATTTATTTTGCAGTTGTTGATACAAAAGAAGAGTTTTTATTTATGCCTTTAGTAATCTTTGCTTTTATTTATTACGTTATTTCTGGACTTAGAAGATTAATTCAATTTAATATTAATGCTGATGAAGGGAAAGTTGAAAAATTTTTTACAGGAGTTCCAACACCTCTTGGAGCAATACTTCTTTGGCTTGTTTATTTAGTATATTTAACAGATACTATTTCTGAAACTTTTGTACTTTTTATGATGATAATCATCGCTTATTTATTAAACTCAAAAGTAAAAATCCCACATTTATAA
- a CDS encoding Ppx/GppA phosphatase family protein: MKFNEIVTIDLGSNSFRVLKYDYKNHKIISEFNEVVGMADGLVETLNISKDAMIRVINAINKASQDLNFDPKDAVCVTTAAMRKALNNKEVLSFFEEKTGAKFSIIDANEEARLTLLAVKYALKREKINSENFVLLDIGGGSTEIVVNTAQNYEAKSFDFGIVTMTQKSIKKEDLEKDLNDRKIQIKEFLTSLKIDLKDYSFVATAGTPTTIAAIKLGQDYFSYDRNIVNGTKVNLKDLEDSLKIFKSHSKDELTKLVGQGRVEFMEVGTYIYKMVFEVLQKDESIVLDDGLREGVAINYALTK; encoded by the coding sequence ATGAAATTTAACGAAATTGTAACTATTGATTTAGGCTCTAACTCTTTTAGAGTTCTAAAATATGACTATAAAAATCATAAAATTATTTCAGAATTTAATGAAGTTGTTGGAATGGCAGATGGTTTGGTTGAAACTCTTAATATTTCAAAAGATGCAATGATAAGAGTGATAAATGCTATAAATAAAGCTTCACAAGATTTAAATTTTGATCCTAAAGATGCAGTTTGTGTAACAACTGCTGCTATGAGAAAAGCATTAAACAATAAAGAAGTTTTGTCTTTTTTTGAAGAAAAAACTGGTGCAAAGTTTAGTATAATCGATGCAAATGAAGAAGCAAGGCTTACTTTACTTGCTGTTAAATATGCATTAAAAAGAGAAAAAATTAATTCAGAAAATTTTGTTTTGCTTGATATTGGTGGTGGTTCTACTGAAATTGTTGTAAATACAGCCCAAAATTATGAAGCAAAAAGTTTTGATTTTGGAATTGTTACAATGACCCAAAAATCAATAAAAAAAGAGGATTTAGAAAAAGATTTAAATGATAGAAAAATTCAAATAAAAGAGTTTTTGACTTCTTTAAAAATTGATTTAAAAGATTATAGTTTTGTAGCAACAGCAGGAACACCAACAACCATAGCAGCGATAAAATTAGGACAAGATTATTTTAGTTACGATAGAAATATTGTAAATGGAACAAAAGTAAATTTAAAAGATTTAGAAGACTCTTTAAAAATTTTCAAAAGCCATTCTAAAGATGAATTAACTAAACTTGTAGGACAAGGACGAGTAGAATTTATGGAAGTTGGGACATATATCTATAAAATGGTTTTTGAAGTTTTACAAAAAGATGAATCAATAGTTTTAGATGATGGCTTAAGAGAAGGGGTTGCTATAAATTACGCTTTAACAAAGTAA
- a CDS encoding P-II family nitrogen regulator: MKKIEVIIKPFKLEDVKEALVSIDVSGMTISDVKGYGRQQGHSELYRGAEYVVDFLPKIKIEVTVKDDMVDKVIKVISESAKTGKIGDGKIFVHDISKVVRIRTGETNDDAL, encoded by the coding sequence ATGAAAAAAATAGAAGTAATAATAAAACCTTTTAAACTAGAAGATGTTAAAGAGGCGTTAGTAAGTATTGATGTGTCAGGTATGACAATTAGTGATGTAAAAGGTTATGGAAGACAACAAGGACATAGTGAACTTTATAGAGGTGCTGAGTATGTTGTTGATTTCTTACCAAAAATTAAGATTGAAGTTACAGTAAAAGATGATATGGTTGATAAAGTTATCAAAGTTATCTCTGAATCTGCAAAAACAGGAAAAATTGGTGATGGAAAAATCTTTGTTCATGATATTTCTAAAGTTGTAAGAATTAGAACTGGTGAAACGAACGACGACGCATTATAA
- a CDS encoding ammonium transporter: protein MKKWVLLTSLMSSLAFAEEVAEPAVLNTGDTAWMMMSTALVLLMTPIGLALFYSGMTRAKNVLNTYLMVFGAFTIAFIAWVVAGFSIAFGTMDGSLNDFIGGFSHIMLSGISWSDLSADSGQTYPKFVFVVFQGTFAAITIAIAAGSVIERMKFSTWMVFTFIWTIVVYAPIVHMVWGGGYLFNEGALDFAGGTVVHMNGGLAGLVLAILIGKRSDYPRVAMKPASIILTAVGAGLLWFGWYGFNGGSAFGANEIAGLAYLTTTIATSIAAITWLVIETIIFKKATLLGAASGAIAGLVAITPAAGFVDVGGSLIVGIVGAIVAFFGVAMLKKKLGYDDSLDAFGIHFLAGMWGAIATGIFALNDKDLLWDGPLKDADDRLAQIFVQFESIVVVGIYTLIGTIVVYYIASMLTKGARVTEEEERQGLDESVHGERGFNL, encoded by the coding sequence ATGAAAAAGTGGGTTTTATTAACTTCACTAATGAGTTCTTTAGCTTTCGCTGAAGAGGTAGCAGAACCAGCTGTATTAAATACAGGAGATACTGCTTGGATGATGATGTCAACTGCTTTAGTATTACTAATGACACCAATTGGTTTAGCACTGTTTTATTCAGGTATGACAAGAGCTAAAAATGTTTTAAATACATATTTAATGGTATTCGGTGCATTTACTATTGCTTTTATTGCTTGGGTTGTTGCAGGTTTTTCAATTGCATTTGGAACTATGGATGGTTCACTAAATGATTTCATTGGTGGTTTTTCTCATATTATGCTGAGTGGTATTAGTTGGTCTGATCTTTCAGCTGATTCTGGACAAACTTATCCTAAATTTGTTTTTGTTGTATTTCAAGGTACTTTTGCAGCTATCACAATAGCAATTGCTGCTGGTTCTGTTATTGAAAGAATGAAATTCTCTACATGGATGGTTTTCACATTTATCTGGACAATTGTTGTTTATGCTCCAATTGTACACATGGTTTGGGGTGGAGGATACCTATTCAATGAGGGTGCATTAGATTTCGCTGGAGGAACAGTTGTTCATATGAATGGTGGTTTAGCTGGTCTTGTTCTTGCAATTTTAATTGGTAAAAGATCAGATTATCCAAGAGTTGCTATGAAACCTGCAAGTATCATTTTAACAGCAGTTGGTGCTGGATTATTATGGTTTGGTTGGTATGGATTTAATGGTGGTTCAGCATTTGGTGCAAATGAAATAGCTGGTCTTGCTTATCTTACAACAACTATAGCAACATCAATTGCAGCTATTACTTGGTTAGTTATTGAAACAATTATATTCAAAAAAGCTACACTTTTAGGGGCAGCTTCAGGTGCAATAGCAGGTCTTGTAGCAATTACTCCAGCAGCAGGATTTGTTGATGTTGGTGGTTCTTTAATAGTTGGTATAGTAGGTGCAATAGTAGCATTCTTTGGTGTTGCGATGTTGAAGAAAAAACTTGGATATGATGATAGTTTAGATGCATTTGGTATTCACTTCCTTGCTGGTATGTGGGGAGCAATTGCAACAGGAATCTTCGCATTAAATGACAAAGATCTTTTATGGGATGGACCATTAAAAGATGCAGATGATAGATTAGCTCAAATTTTTGTTCAATTCGAATCAATAGTAGTTGTAGGTATCTATACATTAATTGGAACAATTGTTGTTTATTATATAGCTTCAATGTTGACAAAAGGTGCGAGAGTTACTGAAGAAGAAGAAAGACAAGGTCTTGATGAGTCAGTGCACGGTGAACGTGGATTTAACCTATAA
- a CDS encoding DUF748 domain-containing protein, whose product MKALKILFYTVISLLTIYIISGFTLIPYLLKKELVKNLDENLILKSSIEDVKFNPITLDTKVYEFKLIDENNNTIVSFKELNIGLSIFKSIEQKHFRIENITLDEIFLNIIQEKDGSINLANIVKQSQNTEEQSEVKDEINEETSNNIKFLVSKIDLKNADINFTSYIDKEPFSLYLKDINYVIYDLGTFKNSLSSNNLTFKINEHTDVQISSAFKINPFKAYGKISINDLRIKEIIDFDKNFFNFELNDDANINLGLNYNIDTTNEFALYLATDLLEINNINLKQNKKIIASLKKLDIKRFDLDLISQNINFNGVFIDDLKANMILDKNGVNFASLVTTSNSNEKKEENITDSKPWILNFSDIKVNANYNFDNRINNSLIDVKSISLDAQNLKIVNSLVELEKANVTNKTFQFLDKSNNLEIKSNNINIDLNNLKVDDNVAFSNAVIKSKDLNFDEKNLKINVDTQNINLALNSFLFAKDNTISLESAKVSKPTIIFEDFTNNLKINAKNLDLTVNKFKNRAEIFDISSINLIEPNLVFENKSNNLKINTKNINLKIKNISNKNNIFKVEKTDLNNPHISIILPKTEIKDLKNEEKTETIKVSQNDKNKDNKTKLNIGPVNIKNAILDFEDKNLPIPFKTTVTKLNGKISEIRNTKLGKTNLEVNGVVDNYGVAKITGIVNPKNIKILTDINMKFQNIAMQNFTPYTAKFVGRELKSGKLDLDLNYNIEKSNLNAQNNIVITKIELGKDVQSPEAISLPLGIAISLLEDTNGIIDINLPVSGNVDDPQFSIGAILWKAFVNLITKAVTAPFSLLGAMFNFSEDEIKSVKFEIKESEITPIQEETLDKIALILSKREDIAIKLVSSYNKEKESSKIGKERVLNIKEYLIKEKSINTKQVILDEKAEETSTSSINLKIEQLN is encoded by the coding sequence ATGAAAGCTTTAAAAATTCTATTTTATACAGTAATTTCGCTACTTACAATCTATATAATTTCTGGGTTTACATTAATTCCTTATCTATTAAAAAAAGAATTAGTTAAAAATTTAGATGAAAATTTAATTTTAAAATCTTCTATTGAAGATGTAAAATTCAATCCTATAACTTTAGATACAAAAGTTTATGAATTTAAGTTAATTGATGAAAATAACAATACTATTGTTTCTTTTAAAGAGTTAAATATAGGTTTGAGTATTTTTAAATCTATAGAACAAAAACACTTTCGTATAGAAAATATAACTTTAGATGAAATCTTTTTAAATATTATTCAAGAAAAAGATGGAAGCATTAACTTAGCAAATATAGTAAAGCAATCACAAAATACAGAAGAACAAAGTGAAGTTAAAGATGAAATAAATGAAGAAACTTCAAATAATATAAAATTTTTAGTTTCAAAAATAGATTTAAAAAATGCTGATATAAATTTTACAAGTTATATAGACAAAGAACCATTTTCTCTTTATTTAAAAGATATTAATTACGTAATATATGATTTAGGAACTTTTAAAAATTCATTATCTTCAAACAATTTAACTTTTAAAATAAATGAACATACAGATGTTCAAATTAGTAGTGCATTTAAAATAAATCCTTTTAAAGCTTATGGAAAAATATCAATAAATGATTTAAGAATAAAAGAAATCATTGATTTTGATAAAAACTTTTTCAATTTTGAGCTTAATGATGACGCAAACATCAATTTAGGATTGAACTACAATATTGATACTACAAATGAATTTGCCTTATATTTAGCTACTGATTTATTAGAAATCAACAACATAAATTTAAAACAAAACAAAAAAATAATAGCTAGTCTAAAAAAACTTGATATAAAAAGATTTGATCTTGATTTAATCAGTCAAAATATCAATTTTAATGGTGTATTTATTGATGATTTAAAAGCAAATATGATTTTAGACAAAAATGGAGTTAATTTTGCTTCTTTAGTGACAACATCAAACTCAAATGAAAAAAAAGAAGAAAATATTACTGATTCAAAACCTTGGATTTTAAACTTTTCAGATATAAAAGTTAATGCAAATTATAATTTTGATAATAGAATAAATAATAGTTTAATTGATGTTAAATCAATTTCTTTAGATGCACAAAACCTAAAAATAGTTAATTCTTTAGTTGAATTAGAAAAAGCAAATGTTACAAATAAAACTTTTCAATTTTTAGATAAATCAAATAATTTAGAAATAAAATCAAACAATATAAATATTGATTTAAATAATCTAAAAGTTGATGATAATGTTGCTTTCTCAAATGCAGTTATTAAATCAAAAGATTTAAACTTTGACGAAAAAAATTTAAAAATAAATGTTGATACACAAAATATAAATTTAGCTTTAAATAGCTTTTTATTTGCAAAAGATAATACTATTAGTTTAGAATCTGCAAAAGTTTCAAAACCGACAATTATTTTTGAAGACTTTACAAATAATTTAAAAATAAATGCAAAGAATTTAGATTTAACTGTAAATAAATTTAAAAACAGAGCTGAAATATTTGATATAAGTTCTATCAATCTTATTGAACCAAATCTAGTTTTTGAAAATAAATCTAACAATTTAAAGATTAATACGAAAAATATAAATCTAAAAATAAAAAATATTTCAAATAAAAACAATATTTTTAAAGTTGAAAAAACAGATTTAAATAATCCACATATTTCAATCATTCTACCAAAAACAGAAATTAAAGATTTAAAAAATGAAGAAAAAACTGAAACTATAAAAGTATCACAAAATGATAAAAATAAAGATAATAAAACAAAATTAAATATTGGTCCAGTTAATATAAAAAATGCAATTCTTGATTTTGAAGATAAAAACTTACCAATCCCTTTTAAAACAACAGTTACAAAATTAAATGGAAAAATTTCAGAAATAAGAAATACAAAATTAGGAAAAACAAATCTCGAAGTAAATGGAGTTGTTGATAATTATGGTGTTGCAAAAATTACAGGTATTGTAAATCCAAAAAATATAAAAATCTTGACTGATATAAATATGAAATTTCAAAATATCGCAATGCAAAATTTCACACCTTATACAGCAAAATTTGTTGGACGTGAGTTAAAAAGTGGAAAACTAGATTTAGATTTAAACTACAATATTGAAAAATCAAATTTAAATGCGCAAAATAATATTGTAATTACAAAAATAGAGTTAGGAAAAGATGTACAAAGTCCAGAAGCAATCTCTTTACCTTTAGGAATTGCTATATCTTTACTTGAAGATACAAATGGGATTATAGATATAAATCTTCCAGTTTCAGGAAATGTTGATGATCCGCAATTTTCTATTGGTGCAATTTTATGGAAAGCTTTTGTAAATTTAATAACAAAAGCTGTAACAGCTCCATTTTCTCTTCTTGGAGCAATGTTCAATTTTAGTGAAGATGAAATAAAAAGTGTAAAATTTGAAATAAAAGAGAGTGAAATTACACCTATTCAAGAAGAGACTTTAGACAAAATTGCTCTAATTTTAAGTAAAAGGGAAGATATAGCTATAAAATTAGTCTCTTCATACAATAAAGAAAAAGAGTCTTCAAAAATTGGAAAAGAGAGAGTTTTAAATATAAAAGAGTATTTAATAAAAGAAAAATCAATTAACACAAAACAAGTAATTTTAGATGAAAAAGCAGAAGAAACTTCGACATCTTCGATTAATTTAAAAATTGAACAATTAAACTAA
- a CDS encoding hemolysin family protein: MLILAMFLVFLNGFFVLSEFAIVKVRKSRLEELVKQGNSGASLALKMSNSLDTYLSATQLGITFSSLALGWIGEPALATLIEPPFTYLFGDNSVLLHTTSFIIAFTLITFLHVVLGEIVPKSVAIAKAETMALYIAKPLHIFWIVFYPFIRFFDIVAAFVVRRLGIQPATAHELAHSEEEIRIIVNESFKGGYIDSVESEIIKNAIDFSETVAKEIMTPRKDMVCINSEKSFEENLEKIISTRFTRYPYCHGGKDNITGMIHTRDLLNDALDGKEIDISKFVRPIIMVPENTSISKILTRMNKSRIHIALVIDEYGGTSGLLTMDDILEEIIGETTDEHDPKQETIKKIDENIYEFDGMVNIEKVEEILDVTFDETELSVTIGGRIFHLMGRMPVVGDVVEDEECTYKILELQNNRIKKILCTKKIEKEDNEANEETRV, from the coding sequence ATGCTAATTTTAGCGATGTTTTTGGTGTTTTTAAATGGTTTTTTCGTACTTTCTGAGTTTGCTATTGTTAAAGTTAGAAAAAGTAGATTGGAAGAATTAGTTAAACAAGGTAATTCAGGTGCTTCTTTAGCTCTTAAAATGTCTAACTCACTTGACACATATTTGAGTGCTACACAACTAGGAATTACATTTTCTTCTCTTGCTTTAGGTTGGATAGGAGAACCTGCTCTTGCTACACTTATAGAACCTCCTTTCACATATTTGTTTGGTGATAACTCTGTTTTACTTCATACAACAAGTTTTATAATTGCTTTTACTTTAATTACATTTTTACACGTAGTTTTAGGAGAAATCGTTCCAAAATCTGTTGCTATTGCAAAAGCTGAAACTATGGCACTTTATATTGCAAAACCTTTACATATATTTTGGATAGTTTTTTATCCATTTATTAGATTCTTTGATATTGTTGCTGCATTTGTTGTTAGAAGATTAGGTATTCAACCTGCAACTGCACATGAATTAGCACATTCAGAAGAAGAGATTAGAATAATCGTTAATGAAAGTTTTAAAGGTGGATATATTGATTCTGTTGAAAGTGAAATTATAAAAAATGCTATAGATTTTTCTGAAACAGTTGCAAAAGAAATTATGACACCAAGAAAAGATATGGTTTGTATAAATTCTGAAAAATCTTTTGAGGAGAATTTGGAAAAAATTATTTCTACTAGATTCACAAGATATCCATATTGTCATGGTGGAAAAGACAATATCACAGGAATGATTCATACTAGAGATTTATTAAATGATGCTTTAGATGGGAAAGAAATTGATATATCAAAATTTGTAAGACCAATTATCATGGTTCCAGAAAATACTTCTATTTCTAAGATTTTAACAAGAATGAATAAAAGTAGAATTCATATTGCTTTAGTTATTGATGAATATGGTGGAACTTCTGGATTATTAACAATGGATGATATTTTAGAGGAAATCATTGGTGAAACAACTGATGAACATGATCCTAAACAAGAAACTATTAAAAAAATAGATGAAAATATTTATGAATTTGATGGAATGGTTAATATAGAAAAAGTTGAAGAGATATTAGATGTAACATTTGATGAAACAGAATTATCTGTAACTATTGGAGGAAGAATATTCCATTTAATGGGAAGAATGCCTGTAGTTGGAGATGTTGTTGAAGACGAAGAGTGTACTTATAAAATCTTAGAACTACAAAACAATCGTATCAAAAAAATATTATGTACAAAAAAGATTGAAAAAGAAGACAATGAGGCAAACGAGGAGACTAGAGTTTAA